The Muribaculum intestinale genome includes the window CCTGCTGGTATCTGCACATGAATCAGGAGTTTGTCTATGTGGGCGATGAGGCTGTCGTGGAACCTTCCGGGAAGAGCCGCCGACTTGGTCTGGATGTGGGCTTGCGATGGGAGTTTCTTAAGAATTTCTATTTCCAGGCCGACTATACCTACAGCAATGCCCGCATGACCGAGGAGCCTTCGGGGGCTGACTATATACCCCTCGCTCCCGTCAACACCCTGCTTGCCGGACTGACATACAAGACCGACCGTTTCTCTGCCGGCGTGCATTGCAGGTGGCTCGGCAACCGTCCGGCAAATGAGGACTATTCACTCACGGCCAAGGGCTATTGCATAACCGATATCAATGCCTCATACACAATCGGTAAACTTACTTTCGGAGCTGCTGTGGAGAATCTGTTTGATGTGAAGTGGCGTGAGGCACAGTTTGCCACCGAAACCATGATACCCGGCGATGATGCTCCCGTGACGGATATATGCTTCACACCGGGCACTCCGTTTGCATTACGCGGATTTGTGTCTTACCGTTTCTGAACAGACGGTTATTAACATACACGCGGAGTGGCGAGCATATATGCGTGTTACATAAAAAATATGTACATTTGCACCCCATTTATTATTTATATGTCAGATTATAGTCTGACAGCCAAAATTCAAGAAAAAGTTAGTATGAATAAAGTCGTTGTTTGCGCCATGACATTGTTCGGCATGTGGGATGTCACTGCCATTGCTGCGGATAGCATGTTGAATGATACTGTATCGCTTAAGGATGTTGTCGTGTCGGCTCCGTATAAGACCACCGTAGAGCTTACGCCTCTCACTGTTACTACTGTTACGGCGTCGACCATAGAGAAGAGCGGCGAGTCGTCGCTCTTGCCGGTGCTGCAGAATCAGGTTCCGGGTCTGTTTGTAAGCGAGCGCGGATTTGCCGGCTATGGAGTGTCGGGCGGCGCAGCAGGTTCGGTCAGCATCCGTGGAGTAGGGCAGGGCAATAAGGTGCTTTTCATGATTGACGGCCAGCCGCAGTGGGCCGGAGTGTTCGGCCATGCCCTGTCGGACACCTATGTGGCCAACGGTGTGGAGCGTGTCGAGATAGTGCGTGGACCCTCGTCGCTTCTCTATGGCTCAAACGCCATGGGCGGCTCGGTCAACATCATCACCAGGCGTGCTGTCGCCGACGGCATAAACGGTCGCGGGCAGGCCATGTTCGGCTCGTTCAATACACAGAAGTTCCGTACCGGGATATCATACCGCAAGGGGCGTTTCGGAGCCACAGCCTCCGGTCAGCTCGACCGCAGCAACGGCAACCGCAAGGGGAGCGACTTCTGGCTCGCAAACGAGTATCTGCAACTGTACTATACTTTAGACCGCAACTGGCAGGTGGGCTCCAATGTCACCATGACACAGACCAAGGCCCACAATCCGGGCACTCTTCAGGAGCCGCTTGAGAGCATGTGGACCGATATATTCCGCGGCACCGCCTCTGTGTATGTCCATGACAACTATGGCGTTGCCAACGGCGGCGTGCAGGCCTATATAAGCTGGGGGGCGCATACGGTCGACGATGGCTGGAGCGTAGGAGAGGAGCCTACCGACTATCTCTTCCACTCCCATGACTACAATATGGGTGTCACGGCCTTTCAGACCATACATCCCTGGGAAGCGGGCGACATATCGGCGGGAATCGATTTCGTGCACTGGGGAGGCAGTACGTGGAACTCGCCCAAAGCCGACCCCGGCATGCGCGACGACAGATTCAAGGAGTATGAAAACGAGATTGCCGGATATGTGATGGTGCAGCAGGGATTTTTCGACAACCTACTTGATGTCAACGCCGGTGTGCGTCTGCAACACTCCTCGCAGTACGGCAACGTGTGGGTGCCTCAGGCCGGCTTCATCGTCAAGCCTACCGATGGTTCGTCGGTCAAATTTTCATGGGGCAAGGGATTCCGTGCGCCTAA containing:
- a CDS encoding TonB-dependent receptor plug domain-containing protein, with translation MNKVVVCAMTLFGMWDVTAIAADSMLNDTVSLKDVVVSAPYKTTVELTPLTVTTVTASTIEKSGESSLLPVLQNQVPGLFVSERGFAGYGVSGGAAGSVSIRGVGQGNKVLFMIDGQPQWAGVFGHALSDTYVANGVERVEIVRGPSSLLYGSNAMGGSVNIITRRAVADGINGRGQAMFGSFNTQKFRTGISYRKGRFGATASGQLDRSNGNRKGSDFWLANEYLQLYYTLDRNWQVGSNVTMTQTKAHNPGTLQEPLESMWTDIFRGTASVYVHDNYGVANGGVQAYISWGAHTVDDGWSVGEEPTDYLFHSHDYNMGVTAFQTIHPWEAGDISAGIDFVHWGGSTWNSPKADPGMRDDRFKEYENEIAGYVMVQQGFFDNLLDVNAGVRLQHSSQYGNVWVPQAGFIVKPTDGSSVKFSWGKGFRAPNLRELYLYPPHNPDLRPERLWNYEVELRQKALGGHLDMGVSFYFIDGKDMIQTQRVDGRPRNMNVGRFINKGFEIDASYLINSRWHVMANYSYLHTDAEVLYAPKNKLFARVGYTPGQWDFSAEAVSIWGLLTGGPEKSDYAMVNLRGAYTLDRSDGPVTLFLKLDNINNKHYEITYGCPMPGFTMMGGVDFRF